The DNA window CGAAATGATGTCGGGCGTGAAGCTGCCCCTTGCCAGTACGCCGGAAACGATCGCCCAGGCGCTTCAATCGAAAGGTCCCCTGCTGATCATCGGCCAGGCCGCCCTGCAGGCCCAGCCGCAACTCAAAGCAAAGCTGGCCGGCGTCCTGAAAAAAGACCCGCACCTGCGGGCTGACGGCATTGTGCTGCAACGCCAGGGGAACCGCGTGTATCTGGCCGGGGCGAACGACCTCAGCCATTACTTCGCCGTGGCCGAACTGCTGCGGCAGTGGGGCTGCCGCTGGTACCTGCCGACCGAGTTCGGCGAGTGCATCCCCGACGAATCCCGCCTGGCGATCGGCCAGCTGGATTACGCCTATGGCTCCCCGTTTGAAATTCGCGCCTACTGGATCTCCTGGAACGGCGATAACACCGGCGCCGCGGACTTTCAAAAACGGAACATGCTCTCCGGCCGCGGCGACATGCCCAGCACGGGGCATGGCCTGGGGAAGTACACCAAAGGGCTAGGGAAAGGGACGTTTGACTTCCCCATCACCGATCCCAAATCGGCCCAGCACGTGGCGGCCCAGGTCGACCCGCTGTTCGCCGCCGGGAAAGATTTCTCGCTCGGCATGGAAGACGGCTCGTACGATTCGGCCTACCCCAAAGATCAGGAGCTGATGAAGCTGCAGTGGGACAAATACTTCCTGCGCTGGTCGGTCACCGATCCGATGCTGGAACTGTATAACAATGTCGCCCGGATCCTGCAGAAGAAGTACCCCAACAGCCCCTCGAAAATCGGCTTCCTGGCCTACGCCAACATGACGATACCACCCGTCCGTGACATGCGGGCGGAGCGGTCGTTGTACTGCGAACTGGCTCCCATCGATATCGATCCGATCCACGGCATGGACGATCCCCAGAGCCCGCCCCGGCAAGAGTACCGCGATATGCTCGCCAAATGGGCGAAGGTCATGGAAGGGCGACTCTGCATCTACGATTACGACCAGGGGATGCTCGTCTGGCGTGATCTGCCCAATCCTTCGCATCGCGGTTTCCAGCAGGATGTGCAGCACTATCTCAAAGCCGACATCCTGGGCGTCAACACGGAAAGCCGGAACGCCATTGCCACCACCTTCTTGAATCTGCACTGCCGGGCTCGCTTGCTGTGGGAGCCGCAACTGGACCTCGACGGCCTGCTGGAAGAGTTCTACCCGACCTTCTACGGACCTGCCGCCGAGCCGATGCAAGTTTACTGGGAAACGATTTACGACGCCTGGGAAAACACGATCGCCACCGAGCATGAGTACTTCATCGCCCAGGCCGTGTATACGCCGGCCGTCCTGGCGGTGCTGAAACGGGAACTGGCGAACGCGGAAAAGACGCTCAATCCGCTGCGGGTCGCCGGCAGAAAGCTGTCGCGGAACGAGCAACGGTATCTGGACCGGATGACGTTCACCCGGCTCAGTTATCAAATGATCGACTCCTACATGACGATGGTCAAAGCGGCCGCCACCGACGGCGACTACAAGGCGGCCGTCGCTGCGGGGGAACGCGCTCTGAAAACGCGGCAAGCCTTGACCGACATGAACGGCGTGTTCACCTCGACCAAACTTGAAGGCGGCGGCTACGCCTGGTGGAACGGCGAAGTCAAACAGTACCGCGAACTGGCTCCGTTCGTCTCCGGAGAAAAAGGAAAGCTCCTCGCCCGACTGCCGCTGGAATGGGCCGCCCGTCGCGATCCCAACCGCGTCGGCGTCAAGCAGGGACTGCCCCAGGCCACGGCCGATCTCACCTGGTGGAAAGAACACCAGGCCGAGTACGACCTCGACGGCCTCAAAGACTACCCCGTCGACCAGTGGGAAGTGCTTCGCAGCGATCTGTACGCCCAGGCCCAGGGCGTCCGCCACCCTGATCGGCAAAGCTTTGTTGGCGACCTGTGGTACACGACCACCATCGACCTCAAGCCCGAGCAGACAGCCGACGCCCGACTGCGATTCCCGGGTCTGTTCAACGAGTGCTGGCTGTACGTGAACGGCGAAGAAGTCGCCATGCGAAAGCAGGGGAAAATGTGGTGGCTCAACGACTACCGTTTCGAATGGGACGTCGATCTGGCCGGCAAGCTCAAGCCGGGCGAGAATACGATCACGCTACGGTGCAATATAGAGCATCACTTCGGCGGCATGTTCCGCCGCCCCTTCCTCTACCAGGCAGTCGAATAACGCCGGACCTCCACTCCTTCCTCCTTCTTAATCTTAATCTTAATCTTAATCTTAATCTTAATCCCTTCTCGAGCGCGCCACAGAACCTCGCTCGCAATCTCACGTTCCCACTAGCGTTCCCACTAGCTCTCCTGCCGCCGTCATTTCACGCACTCCAATCTTGACTCTCGCTCCCTCGTCCTCTCCCCCCAACGATCCGGGCTCCCTGATCGAGCCGTCCCGCTGGGGGTTTAAGATTGAGTTAAGATTAAGAGTGTTGAAGTTGGGAGGCCACCAAGACGAGTTTGATGGTCCGTGGTAGCATACGCCTCATGAACAAAAACGGAAATTTTAACGGGCTTCGCGTCGCTGCCTTTGAAAGCCGACGGGCCGATGATCTGACTCGTTTGATCGAGCGCAGCGGCGGCGTGCCGTTTGTCAGCCCTTCCATGCGTGAAGCGCCGCTGGAGAACCAGTCGGCCGCCATTGAGTTCGCCCAGGAGATCCTCACGGGGCAGATCGATGTGGTGATTTTCCTCACCGGCGTCGGTTTTCATCAAATGCTGGCGGCGATCGAGAAGAGCATCGATCGGCAACGCTATCTCGACGCCTTGTCGGATATCGTGACCATTGCCCGCGGACCCAAGCCGGCCTTCGCCATGAGCGAAGTCGGCCTGTCTCCGACCTTCCGCGTGCCAGAGCCGAACACCTGGCGCGAGGTGCTGAATCTGATCGACACGCAATTGCCGATCGCCAACCAGTCCGTTGGCATCCAGGAGTACGGCAAAACGAATCCCAGCCTGCTGGCGGGACTCGAGGCCCGCGGCGCCCGGGTGTCGAACGTACGGATCTACAGCTGGGAATTGCCCGACGATTGCGGCCCGCTGGAAGCGAACGTCCGGCGGCTGGCGGCGGGCGAGATCGACGTTGCTTTGTTCACGTCGGCCCATCAGCTGACGAACCTGTTTGAGTCGGCCGATAAACTGGGGCTGCGTGAAGAAACGCATCGCGGCCTGCGTCAGGCGGTGATCGCTTCGATCGGCCCGACCACCAGCGAGGCGCTGCGCGACTTTGACCTGCCAATTGATTTAGAACCCGAACATCCAAAAATGGGACCGCTGGTGGCGGCTGCGGCCAGTCGGGCCGCCGAACTTCGACAGCGCAAACTTCAGGTAAGCACTATGTT is part of the Lignipirellula cremea genome and encodes:
- a CDS encoding DUF4838 domain-containing protein, which codes for MLVRFQTAIRFFALIGALLLSLIPSSPAWAATAGEAGKDELVIAQGRRAAATVVVAAEAGPNEKQAADDLVKYVEMMSGVKLPLASTPETIAQALQSKGPLLIIGQAALQAQPQLKAKLAGVLKKDPHLRADGIVLQRQGNRVYLAGANDLSHYFAVAELLRQWGCRWYLPTEFGECIPDESRLAIGQLDYAYGSPFEIRAYWISWNGDNTGAADFQKRNMLSGRGDMPSTGHGLGKYTKGLGKGTFDFPITDPKSAQHVAAQVDPLFAAGKDFSLGMEDGSYDSAYPKDQELMKLQWDKYFLRWSVTDPMLELYNNVARILQKKYPNSPSKIGFLAYANMTIPPVRDMRAERSLYCELAPIDIDPIHGMDDPQSPPRQEYRDMLAKWAKVMEGRLCIYDYDQGMLVWRDLPNPSHRGFQQDVQHYLKADILGVNTESRNAIATTFLNLHCRARLLWEPQLDLDGLLEEFYPTFYGPAAEPMQVYWETIYDAWENTIATEHEYFIAQAVYTPAVLAVLKRELANAEKTLNPLRVAGRKLSRNEQRYLDRMTFTRLSYQMIDSYMTMVKAAATDGDYKAAVAAGERALKTRQALTDMNGVFTSTKLEGGGYAWWNGEVKQYRELAPFVSGEKGKLLARLPLEWAARRDPNRVGVKQGLPQATADLTWWKEHQAEYDLDGLKDYPVDQWEVLRSDLYAQAQGVRHPDRQSFVGDLWYTTTIDLKPEQTADARLRFPGLFNECWLYVNGEEVAMRKQGKMWWLNDYRFEWDVDLAGKLKPGENTITLRCNIEHHFGGMFRRPFLYQAVE